One segment of Papaver somniferum cultivar HN1 unplaced genomic scaffold, ASM357369v1 unplaced-scaffold_137, whole genome shotgun sequence DNA contains the following:
- the LOC113334848 gene encoding protein ABC transporter 1, mitochondrial-like, producing MPSSSDIIKIINGASLIAKEFTKRSQIKTATASSPLDLISSSAKTALLSVTDLAGLTSGTIHEFTYPKQGEEPNNKTKKSNVVIFTQDISSDSQPHDHQRLQISSHVLTRLDGQEDASTSAKNVPDCREAVVEQQPQQLSNEADGGNAKVAVVEKQPQQLSNEANDGNVKVAVVEKQPQQLSSEADVKVAVVEKKDVIPVPQHLQEELKKRRQRRERRVPTTSFGRALGFAGLGAGLVWGTVQESTKRLVYGTPVSDNKQSALSPFLSEQNAERLALALCRMRGAALKVGQMLSIQDESLIPAPILAALDIVRQGADVMPKSQLNQVLEAELGSGWTSRLHSFDYEPLAAASIGQVHQAVTKDGLKVAMKIQYPGVAESIESDIENVKLLLNYTNLIPKGLYLDRAMKVAKEELSLECNYELEAANQKRFRNLISDTEGFYVPMVVDELLSKRVITTELVSGVPIDKVVVLSQETRDYVGKRLLELTLKELFVFRFMQTDPNWSNFLYDEATNMINLIDFGAAREYKKKFVDDYLRMVIACSKCDRDGVIEMSNRLGFLAGNEEDVMVDAHVQAGFVVGLPFSKPGGYDFRKNNITQSVSNLGATMLKHRKTPPPDEVYSLHRKLSGAFLACIKLGAVVPCRDLLYQVYDNHQFADEENAQILQSSSSSSS from the exons ATgccatcatcttcagatataatcAAGATCATTAATGGCGCATCTCTCATTGCAAAAGAATTTACTAAGCGTTCTCAAATTAAAACCGCAACAGCATCATctcctcttgatttgatttcatcTTCAGCAAAAACAGCTTTACTCTCTGTTACCGATTTAGCTGGCTTAACTAGTGGTACAATCCATGAATTCACTTACCCTAAACAAGGTGAAGAACCAAACAACAAGACCAAGAAGAGCAATGTTGTGATTTTCACACAAGATATTTCTTCTGATTCGCAGCCCCATGATCATCAAAGACTTCAAATTTCTTCTCATGTTCTTACTCGATTAGACGGTCAGGAAGATGCCTCTACCAGTGCAAAAAATGTTCCTGATTGCAGAGAAGCAGTTGTGGAGCAGCAACCTCAGCAACTTAGTAATGAGGCTGATGGTGGTAATGCAAAGGTGGCGGTGGTGGAGAAGCAACCTCAGCAGCTTAGTAACGAGGCTAATGATGGTAATGTAAAGGTGGCGGTGGTGGAGAAGCAACCTCAGCAGCTTAGTAGTGAGGCTGATGTAAAGGTGGCGGTGGTGGAGAAGAAGGATGTAATACCAGTTCCTCAGCATCTGCAGGAGGAGTTAAAGAAACGGAGGCAGCGGCGGGAGAGGAGAGTTCCTACTACTTCTTTTGGTAGAGCCCTTGG GTTCGCTGGTTTAGGAGCAGGGCTGGTATGGGGAACAGTACAAGAATCTACGAAACGACTTGTTTATGGGACACCGGTGTCAGATAACAAACAATCAGCGCTTTCGCCATTCTTATCTGAACAAAATGCAGAGCGTTTGGCTCTTGCATTGTGTAGAATGCGTGGTGCTGCGCTTAAAGTGGGACAGATGTTGAGCATACAGGATGAATCCCTTATACCTGCTCCG ATTTTGGCGGCTTTAGATATCGTTCGTCAAGGAGCAGATGTTATGCCTAAGAGCCAGCTCAATCAAGTGTTGGAGGCTGAATTGGGTTCCGGGTGGACATCAAGGCTGCACAGTTTTGATTATGAGCCACTTGCTGCAGCAAGTATAGGCCAG GTCCACCAAGCAGTCACAAAGGACGGATTGAAGGTCGCAATGAAGATACAGTACCCCGGTGTTGCTGAAAGCATTGAAAGTGATATTGAGAATGTGAAGCTACTTTTGAACTATACAAATCTTATTCCAAAAGGGCTTTATCTGGACAGAGCAATGAAG GTGGCGAAGGAGGAATTATCTCTTGAATGCAATTATGAGTTAGAGGCAGCAAATCAGAAACGCTTCCGCAACCTGATATCCGACACAGAAGGCTTCTACGTACCCATGGTCGTTGATGAACTTTTGAGTAAAAGAGTCATAACAACAGAACTTGTCTCGG GAGTTCCTATTGATAAGGTGGTGGTGCTGAGTCAAGAAACTCGTGATTATGTTGGAAAGAGATTGCTTGAGCTGACACTTAAAGAGTTATTTGTATTCCGTTTCATGCAG ACTGATCCTAACTGGAGCAATTTTCTGTATGATGAGGCTACGAACATGATAAATCTTATCGATTTCGGGGCAGCTCGTGAATACAAAAAGAAATTCGTAGATGACTACCTAAGAATG GTGATTGCCTGCTCAAAATGTGATAGAGATGGAGTGATTGAGATGTCAAACAGGCTAGGTTTTTTGGCGGGGAATGAGGAAGATGTAATGGTAGATGCGCATGTTCAGGCTGGTTTTGTGGTGGGTTTGCCGTTCTCAAAACCAGGTGGTTATGATTTTCGCAAAAACAACATTACCCAAAGTGTTTCTAACCTTGGGGCAACAATGTTGAAGCACCGTAAGACCCCACCACCTGATGAGGTCTACAGTCTCCATCGGAAGCTATCAGGGGCATTCTTAGCTTGCATCAAACTTGGCGCCGTTGTACCATGTAGAGATTTATTATACCAAGTTTATGACAACCACCAATTTGCGGATGAAGAGAATGCACAGATTCTGCAAAGCAGCTCCAGTTCCAGCTCATGA
- the LOC113334801 gene encoding pectin acetylesterase 12-like, with protein sequence MKMLNLWLLSLGFVSFVVFSKNWVLVEAGFEGFKFAQEEATFHVDGVPSTSDSSDPKMVDLTLIQGATDKGAVCLDGTVPGYHLDRGFGSGANSWLIQLEGGGWCNTIRNCVYRQMTRRGSSKFMEKKIPFTGILSNKAEQNPDFFNWNRVKLRYCDGASFTGDSQNEAKQLYFRGQRIWLAGMEELMSKGMSNADQALLSGCSAGGLASILHCDEFRGLFPSTIKVKCLSDAGFFLDALDVSGGRTLRDMFGGVVSLQGVEKNLPQKCADPTSCFFPQNLINNISTPLFLVNAAYDAWQIQASLAPSSADPQGLWHQCKLNNANCSDSQIQFLQGFRHQMLNAVDQFSRKKKNGLFINSCFAHCQTERQDTWFADDSPLIKNRGVARSVGDWYFDRVRVKAIDCPYPCDETCHNLVFK encoded by the exons ATGAAGATGCTAAATTTGTGGCTTTTGAGTCTGGGTTTTGTTAGTTTTGTTGTTTTTAGTAAGAATTGGGTGCTGGTTGAAGCTGGTTTTGAGGGTTTCAAGTTTGCACAAGAAGAAGCTACCTTTCATGTTGATGGAGTCCCTTCTACTTCAGATTCATCTGATCCTAAAATGGTTgatctcacacttattcaaggaGCTACTGATAAAGGAGCTG TTTGTTTAGATGGAACTGTTCCTGGTTACCATTTAGACAGAGGATTTGGGTCAGGGGCAAACAGTTGGCTCATCCAATTGGAG GGAGGAGGTTGGTGCAATACCATTAGAAATTGTGTTTATCGCCAAATGACGCGACGTGGCTCATCAAAATTTATGGAAAAGAAGATTCCGTTTACAGGAATTTTGAGCAACAAAGCTGAGCAAAATCCAG ATTTTTTCAATTGGAATAGAGTCAAGCTTCGTTATTGTGATGGTGCATCATTTACTGGGGATAGCCAAAATGAG GCCAAGCAGCTCTACTTTCGAGGGCAACGGATCTGGTTAGCGGGGATGGAAGAGTTGATGTCCAAGGGGATGTCTAATGCCGACCAG GCCCTTCTTTCTGGATGCTCTGCTGGGGGTTTAGCGTCCATTCTGCACTGCGATGAGTTTCGGGGGCTATTTCCATCAACTATTAAAGTCAAGTGTCTGAGTGATGCTGGATTTTTCCTTGACGC GCTTGATGTATCTGGCGGTCGAACTTTAAGAGATATGTTCGGAGGTGTGGTTAGCTTACAG GGGGTGGAAAAGAACTTGCCTCAGAAGTGTGCTGACCCAACTTCG TGCTTCTTTCCTCAAAACTTGATCAACAATATATCAACCCCACTTTTTTTAGTGAATGCCGCCTATGATGCATGGCAG ATCCAAGCTAGTTTAGCTCCTTCATCAGCTGACCCTCAAGGTCTCTGGCACCAGTGTAAATTAAATAATGCAAATTGCAGTGACTCACAGATCCAATTCCTTCAAG GCTTCAGGCATCAAATGCTCAATGCTGTAGACCAGTTttcaaggaagaagaaaaatggacTGTTCATAAATTCATGTTTTGCTCATTGTCAAACTGAGAGACAGGATACTTGGTTCGCCGATGATTCTCCCCTTATCAAAAACAGG GGTGTTGCACGATCTGTTGGAGACTGGTACTTTGATCGGGTGCGAGTCAAGGCGATTGATTGTCCATACCCTTGTGACGAAACATGTCATAACCTGGTTTTCAAGTAA